The sequence below is a genomic window from Streptomyces sp. B21-105.
GGCTCCGTCTCGGCCTGCAACTGCTCTCCACCGCCCACGACACCGCGGCCCCCGGAGCACCCCCCGGCTACGGAGGCGCGGCGTGAACGACCCGAACGACTTCGAGCGAGACGACTTCGAGCCGCACGCCTTCGAGCCGTACGGCGGCGAGAACGCGAAGGACACGGACGAGAACAGGGAGAGCACGGAGAGCAGGGACAGGGGCACGGGGAGCAAGGGGAGCACGCGGAACGTGGGGAGCACACCGGACGCGGAAGCCGCGGGCGGCAAAGGCAGGACCGGCGGCGCGGAGAACGCGGGCGATGCGGAGAACGCGTGCGACGCGGCCGGGGATCCGCGCGCCGAGGACGCGCCCGCACCCACGCCCACGCCCGCCCCTCGCATCCCCCTCCCCCGCGTCTCCGTGGAGGACAGCGGGCTGCCGCTGCCTGCACTGGCGGAGCCGGCCGGACCGGAACCGGTCAGGCTCGAGCATCCGATCCTCAAGTCCCTGCTCGGCGCGTGGGCCCTGGCGGCCTGCTCGTCCGAGGAGACGGACGCCGTCGAGGTGCATCTCGGCGACTGCGGCGCGTGCGCGGACGAGGCACGGCGACTGCGCGAAGCCGTCGGACTGCTCCATCGCTCGGAGTCCCTCGACCTCGACCCCGCGCTGCGCACCCGCGTCCTCGACGGCTGCCTGGAACGACGTCCGCCGCGCATCCCGGTGCCCGCCTGGGCGGCGTCGTACGACGCCGAGACCGCGCGACTGGACGCCCTGCTCCAGGACTTCGGGGACGCCGAGTGGCACGCGCCCGTGCGGCTGCGCTGGTTCCGCGGCGAGAGCGCGACGAGCCGCCGGACCACCGTCGCCGGGGTCATCGCCCATCTCCTCGCGGTGGACGGCCTGATCGCCGTCGCCCTGGGCCTGGACGACCCGCTGGACCTGGGCCTGGACCCGGACCGGGAGCCGGCGGCGGGCGGCCCTCCGGATCAGCCGGACGGTCCCGACGGGCCGGACTGGCCGGACGGGCCGGGCCGGACGAAGAGCCGGACGCGGACGCCGTCGCAGCGCACCGAGGCGCTCTGGGCGGGCGCGCGCTTCCCGCCCAACCGCTCGGTGCGCGGCCCGTGGCGCGAGCAGACCCACGCCCTGGTCCGCACGGTGTCCTCCTCCGGAGGAGACCCCGCCGGCCTGCCGGTGTCGTACGGCGGCTTCGAACTCCCCCTGCGGGACGCGATGCTGGACCGGGCCTTCGAGTGCTGGGTGCACGCCGAGGACATCGCGGAAGCGGTCGACTACCCCTATGCGCCGCCCGCGCCGCGCCATCTCCACGGCATGATCGACCTCGCCGCGCGGATGCTGCCGGAGACGCTCGCCGCCCGCCGTCGCGCCGGACTCGCCTCGCCCGCACGCACCCGGCACCTGAGGTCCGCCGGCCGGCCCAAGCTGCCCGGCCGCAGCCTGCGGCTGGAGATCGAGGGCTCTGGCGGCGGCCAGTGGCTGATCCCACTGGACTCGCCCGCGTTCCCGGTCCCGTCCGGACCGGAGGACCCGCGCGGCGCGGCGGGCCCCGCCGACGACGAGGTGGCCCATGTGGCCATGGACGACGTGGAGTTCTGCCGCCTGGCCGCCGGCCACGTGTCCCCGGAGGAGGCTGCGGCGGGCCAGGTCGGCGACCGGGACGCGATCAGGGACGTACTGTTCGCGGCGGCCGCCCTCAGCCGGATGTAGCGAGGACGGTGCGGGCCCTGGGAAACACGCCTCAGGGGAAGACGACCGTCCGGCGTCCGTTGAGCAGGATCCGGCGCTCCGCGTGCCACTTGACGGCCCGCGCCAGGGCCTGGCACTCCACGTCCCGACCGATCGCGACCAGCTGGTCCGGCGTGACGCCGTGCCCGACCCGCTCGACCTCCTGCTCGATGATCGGCCCCTCGTCGAGATCGGCGGTCACATAGTGCGCCGTCGCCCCGATCAGCTTCACGCCCCGCGCGTGCGCCTGGTGGTACGGCTTCGCGCCCTTGAAGCTCGGCAGGAACGAGTGGTGGATGTTGATGATCCGGCCGCTGAGCTGCTTGCACAGGTCGTCGGAGAGAACCTGCATGTAGCGCGCCAGGACGACCAGTTCGACGTCCCGTTCCCGGACCAGCTCCAGCAGCTGCGCCTCGGCCTGCTGCTTGTTGTCCTTCGTCACCGGAATGTGCTGGAAGGGAATGTTGTACGAGCCCACAAGCTCGGCGAAGTCGGTGTGGTTGGACACCACGGCCGCGATCTCCACCGGTAGCGCGCCGATGCTGGCGCGGAACAGCAGGTCGTTCAGACAGTGCCCGAACTTGCTGACCATGAGGACGATGCGCATCTTCTCGTCGGCCCGGTTGATCTGCCAGTCCATGTGGAACGAGTCGCCGATCGCCGCGAAGCTGGCCCGCAGCTTGTCCACCGTCACCGGCGGCTCGGCCGAGAAGTGGACGCGCAGGAAGAACAGACCCGTGTCGTGGTCGCCGAACTGCTGACTGTCCTCGATGTTGCAGCCGGTCATGAAGAGGTAACTCGACACGGCGTGCACGATGCCCTGCTTGTCGGGGCACGAAAGGGTGAGGACGTACTGGTCGGCGGGGGTCGCCGCGGCTCGGGCGGACTGCGCGTTCATGCCCGACAGGGTCGCACACCCCCCGCCGCCGCCGGCAATCGTCCCGCAGGACGGAACACGACGCCCGCGGTCCCACCGGCCGACGCCACGCCAGGGGCGGCCGCACCGGCCGTGGCCACGCCGCCCGTGGCTACGCCGCCCGCGTCATGATCCGCAGGACCTCGAGGGTGCGGGGCGGCGCGTCCGGGTCGTCCCCGTCGCTCGCCGCCATCCGCACGTGCGCGTCCCGCGCCGCCCGCACCGCGTCCGGCCAGCCCTGGTTGTCGACGTACGCGGAGACCGGGGCGTCCGGCCCGACCTGGTGCATGATCCGCAGCACCCGGAGCACGGCGGTGTCGACGAGCGCCGCCTCCTGCGAGTCGCGGAAGATCGTGCCGACGTACTTCTCGGCGGACCAGTTGTCGAGCCAGGTGTCCTCGACGAGGCGGTACACGGCGTCGGTGACGTCCCCGTATCCCTCGACGCCGGCCAGCCAGACGTTCTGCTGGAACGCCGGATCGGAGAGCATGTGCAGCGCGGAGCGCACATTGCTGCGCCAGCGCCACCACGGCATGTCGTTGAGTGGCATGCCGCCCATGGTGGGGGAGCGACGGCCGCGACGGGAAGAGTTCTCCGAACCTTGCACGGTCACCGATCGTACGTTTCCGCGCCCCGCGAGCGGCACGGACCCCCACGATCCACCTTTCGGTCACGCAACGTACGACGAGGGTCACTCCACGGCAGGCCGCCGGGGGCCGTCACAGCTGGGTGGGCCGTCACAGCTGGGTGGGCTGGCGCTCGGTCAGCCCGTACTTCCGGGCGATCGCGTTCCACAGCTTCGCGGCCTGCGCCTTCTGGGCGCTCGCGGTGCCGCTCGCGCGATTGCCGGCCTGCGTCTCGCCGGTGGTGCGGGCCGAGCCCTTCTTGCAGTTCTTCTTCTTGTCGTTGGCGATCTGGTCGGCCCAGGCCGCGTAGTGGTCGTCGGCGGACGCGGACGCCTGCCACGCCTTGGTGAGCGCGGCGGTCAGCGCGGTGTGGTCCGGGAGCCGGTCGACCTTCAGTCCGGACAGCCGGGTGACCAGACCGGCGCGCTGCTTCGACGCGTCCCGCAGATCCGTGGCCGCCCGGGCGAGATCGCCGCACGCCTTGACGTCGGCGACGGCGCTGATCACGCTGGCCCGGCTGCTGCCGCTGTCCGCCAGCAGCTTGTCCAGTTCGGCGGCCTGTTCCCCCGCCCCGTCCGAGGACGCCGACCCGGATTGCCCGGTCGCCGGTCCCGACGCGGCCACCGTCTTGTTGTCGTCGCCGCCGTCCGAGCCGCCGCCGAGCATCGCGCCCGCGCCGACCCCGACGACCACGAGAGCCACGCCGATCGCCGCGAACAACGGCACCCGTGAGCCGGTGCGGTCCCCCCGGCCACGGCCGCCGTCATCGTCGTTCCGCGTCCCGCGGCGACCGCCCGCCGACGGGTCGCCGGGCGGGGTGTAGGCCGGCGGGGTGTAGGCGGGCGGCGCGTAGCCGGACTGGGCGGAGCGGGCGGCGGGAGCACCACGGCCCGGCCGGCCGGCGGGTGCGGGTGCGGGGGCGTCCGGGTCGGTGAAGAGCGGCAGCAACTGGGTCGAGCCGGCCGGGCCGTCGCCGGCCGGCTCGTCGCGGAAGAGGCTCTCGAAGCCGGCGGGCGGCTGCTGCCGGTCGCCGGCGCCCTGTGCGGCGACCGGCGGGATGTACTGGGTGGCCTCGGCGTCGGGGTGCCCGCCCGGCATCGAGCCGGGGGCGCCCTGCGTGTGCGGGGGAGCCGGGTGCTGCGGCGTGCGGCCCAGGTAGTGGGTCGACTCGGCAGGAGCCTCGGGCGGCAGCGCGCCCGGCACGACGGGCGGTATGTACTGCGTCGCCCCCTCGTCGGCGGGCGCGGCCGGTATCGGCGGAAGGTACTGGGTGGCGCCCTCGTCGGCGGGCGCGGCCGGGACCGGCGGTATGTACTGCGTCGCACCCTCGTCGCCGGGGGCGGTCGCGGCCGCGACCGGCGGCAGGGGCGCGCCCGGTCTGCCCTGGCCGTACGCCGGGGCTGCCGGGGCCGGTGCGCCCTCGGGCGGGAGCGGCCCGGCCCCCGCCCGGCGGCCGTCGTCCCACGGATCCTGCTGCGGAACGCCCCACTGGTTCCGCTGCTCGGGCTGGTGGGGGTTCTGCTGCTCGGGCTGCTGCTGGGGCTGGTGCTGCGGGTGGGCCTGGTCCGGGGGGAGCGGCCAGCTCCCGTCCGGCTGCTGCGGGACCGGCGACTGCTGGTCCGGACCCCAGGACTGCTGCCCCCAGGTCTGTCCGCCGGCGGTCTGTCCGCCGGCCTGCGCCGGCTGCCCGTACTCCGGCTGCCGCCCGTACCCCGGCTGCCGTCCGTACTGTGACTCCGGCCCGTGCTCCGGCTGCTGTCCGTACCCCGGCTGCTGCCGGCCGTACGGCTGCTGCCCGTCGCCCTGTGTGTACGGCTGCTGCCCGTACGGCTGCGGCGCCTCCGCCTGCCCGTACGGCTGCTGTCCGTAGGGCCCGCCGTCGTACCCGCCGGGGTGGGGCTCCGACGGGGCGTCCGGCTGCGGTTGCGGCCGGGCCGCCGGGCGCCGCACGTCCGGCGTCGTTCCCGGCAGCAGGGGCGCCCCGCCGTCGGAGGGCAGCACGATGCCTTCGCGCGCGGGCTGCGCCGAGGGCTCCTCGCCCTGTCCACTCTGCGTCACCGGGACTCCTGCTGATGGGGGACCTTCGGAATCGTCGGTTCACGCTACCGGTTCCCCGGAACCCCGTGCCACGCAGCTCAGACCGTGATCTCCCTCCTGACCGGGCCGCCGGTGACGTGCGCGACAGATCCGGAGCGCCGCGCGCCGTGTTCGTCGCCTCCCGTGCGGGACCTCGTCGTTTCCCGCACGGTCACGCGGCGGCGCCCCCGTGTTCACGCCGCCGTCGCCAGCTCCAGGTGTGTTCCGAACTCCCTTACCACCGACTCGTCGCGGAACGGCTCCAGCCGCTGCTGGAGGTCGTCGAGGTACTCCGCGCCCCGGTTGGAACGGAGCGTCTCCAGCAACTCGACCGCTTTCATGCCGGTGTTGCAGGCCTGTTCGATCTCACGTTGCTGCACCTGCGCGGTGGCGAGGAGCACATAGCCGATCGCACGCCGACGCGCACGGCCCGGTGGATGCCCGGCCAGGGACTCCTGGGCGCAGCGCGCCGCCGCCTCGGCCTGGCCCAGGTCGCGGTGGCAGTGCGCCAACTCGTCGGCGAGATAGGCCTCGTCGAAGTGCGTGATCCACACCGGGTCGTCCCCGGCGGACGGGGCGGCGGCGTCCAGCGCGGACACCGCCCTTCCGGCCGCCGCCTGTGTGCTCCGGACGTCGCCCATCAGGGCGTGTCCGCGGGCCTCCGCGGCGAGGAACATCGCCTCCGCGCGCGGTGTCACCCGCCCCCGCGCACCCTCCTGCGCCGCCCGCGCCAACTGCGCGATCTCGCGCGGGTTTCCGAGCTGCGCCGCGAGATGGCTCATGGACGCGGCCAGCACGTATCCGCCGTATCCGCGGTCGCCCGCCGCCTGGGCCAGCCGCAGGGCCTGGATGTAGTAGCGCTGGGCGAGGCCGGGTTGGCCCGTGTCGACGGCCATGTACCCGGCGAGCTCCGTCAGTCTCGCGACGGCGGCGAAGAGTTCACGGCCCACGGCCTCCCGGTAGGAGCCGGCGAGGAGGCCCGAGACGACGCTGTTGAGGTAGTGCACGACGACCGGACGCACATGTCCGCTGCCGTACTGGTGGTCGAGGTCGACCAGCGCCCGCGTCATGGCCTTCACGGCCGCCACGTCGGACAGTCCCACCCGGGGCCCCGCGGACCGTGCGACCTGCGCGTCGGGTGAGGAGATCAGCCAGTCACGGCTCGGCTCGACGAGCGCCGAGGCGGCCACGGACGAGCCGGACAGGAAGTCCCGCCGGCCCACGTCGCTGCGCCACAGCTCGCAGACCTGCTCGATGGCCCCCAGCACCGTCGGCGAGAACTGGAGACCCACGCCCGAGGCGAGGTTCTTGCCGTTGGCCATGCCGATCTCGTCGATCGTGACCGTACGGCCGAGCTTGCGGCCCAGCGCCTCCGCGATGATCGCCGGGGCGCGCCCGCGCGGCTGCTGTCCGCGCAGCCAGCGCGCCACGGACGTCTTGTCGTAGCGCAGGTCGAGGCCGTGTTCGGCGCCGCACATGTTGACGCGGCGGGCGAGCCCGGCGTTCGAGCACCCCGCCTCCTGGATGAGCGCCTGCAGCCGTTCGTTCGGCTGCCGCGCGACTAGCGGCCTTGCGGCCATGGGCACTACCCCCTGTGGCTGCGGTGACCGGGGCGGCGGGTGCCTGCCCACACACCGGGTTGACGTGTCTTCCACCGAAAAGTTCCGGCCGAGAAGATCAATGCCCCACGGTCGCACCGAAAATGCGAGGCATGAGCGGATTGCTGATGTTTGCCGGGCAAGACGGGAAATGCCGGGTTACAGGCGGAAGCCGCCCCCCTCACCCTGGTTACCCGCTCCCGCGCCCGTTCCTCCCGCGCGCCCCCGCCCATGCACCCATGCGCCCCGGACGCGGAATCGATGCTCCTCCCCCGCGCATTCGGGCAGGCGTAACCCCTGGTGACCGCTAGAGTTGTGTTCATCGTGGAAGAGACCATCGCGGGCGCCGACGCCGCTCAAATCCCGAGGCAGCGCGGGGAATCGCTGCTCGAGACCGCTGTTCGCTACGCCGAGGAACGTCATTGGGACGTGTTCCCGGGTGCCTGGCTGGAAGCCGTCGACGGGATGCAGCGCTGCTCCTGCGGCGAAGCGGCCTGCGAGGTTCCCGGCGCGCACCCCACTCGGCCCGACTGGGCGACACAGGCCACCGGCAGCGCGACCGTCGCGCGCCGGATGTGGCAGAAACAGCCGACCGCCTCGATCCTGCTGCCGACCGGGCGTACGTTCGACGCGATCTCCGTGCCGGAGACGGCCGGGTTCCTCGCGCTGGCGCGGATGGAGCGGATGGAACTGACCCTCGGTCCGGTCACGTTGACGCCGGATCGCCGGATGCAGTTCTTCGTGCTGCCGGGCGCCTCGGCGAAGGTGCCTGACCTGGTGCGCAAGCTGGGCTGGTCGCCGGCCGCCCTCGATCTCGTGACGCTCGGCGAGGGCACGTACGTGGCCGCGCCGCCCACCCGGTTCGGGTCCCGCGGGGCCGTGCAGTGGGCCTGCCGGCCGACCGCCGCGAACCGCTGGCTGCCGGACGCCGAGGAGTTGATCTCACCGCTCGCCTACGCCTGCGGACGGGACCGTTAGCCCACGGCCTCAGACGGCCCACGGCCTCAGCCGGCCACAGCCTCAGACGGCCCACGGCCTCCGTCAGACAACCTCCGTCAGCCGGCCCCGGCTGCTGATGGCCGACGGCTGCCTGCGGCCCACGGCCGCCCGGCCGGGCGGGCCGTAGGGTTCGGGGCATGACGTCCGTACGCGTGCGTAACCTCTGGAAGCGGTTCGGCCAGCAAGTCGCCGTCGCCGGGATCGATCTCGACCTGCCCTCGGGGAAGTTCATCGGCCTCGTCGGCCCCAACGGGGCGGGGAAGACGACGACGCTGTCCATGGTGACCGGGCTGCTGCGGCCCGACCAGGGGTCCGTCGAGATCGTCGGGCACGACGTGTGGCGGGACCCGGTCGAGGTGAAGGCCCGGATCGGGGTGCTGCCGGAGGGCCTGCGGCTGTTCGAGCGGCTGTCGGGACGTGAACTGCTCGGTTACAGCGGGCGGTTGCGGGGGCTGCCTGGCGCCGAGGTCGACAAGCGGGCCACCCAGCTGCTGGACGTCCTCGATCTGGCCGGAGCCCAGCACAAGCTCGTGGTCGACTACTCGACCGGCATGCGCAAGAAGATCGGGCTCGCGGCCGCTTTGCTCCACAACCCTGAAGTGCTCTTCCTCGACGAGCCGTTCGAGGGCGTCGATCCGGTCTCCGCGCAGATCATCAGGGGCGTGCTGGAGCGGTACACGGCGTCCGGGGCGACGGTCGTGTTCTCCTCGCACGTCATGGAGCTCGTGGAGTCGCTGTGCGACTGGGTGGCGGTGATGGCGGCGGGACGGATCCGGGCGCACGGGACGTTGGAGGAGGTGCGCGGGTCGGCGCCCTCGCTGCAGCAGGCGTTCCTCGAACTCGTCGGGGCGCAGGGCCGGGACACCGGCTCCCACCTCGACTGGCTGGGCGGCGGGGCGGGCCGATGAGCGACCCGACCTCCGCACCGAGCGCCTGCGCACCGGGCGCCTCCGCTCCCGGCGCCTCCGCACCGGGCGCCTCCACGCCGGGCGCCTCCGCTCCGGGCCTCGTCGCCACCGTCGTACGGCTGAAGTTGTCGCTGCTGCGCAACGGGCTGCGGCAGTCGGGCGGGCGGCGCGCCGCGTACGTCGCCTCCGCCGTCGTCACCCTGCTCTTCGCCGCGTTGCAGCTGCTCGGGTTGATCGCGCTCAGGGGGCACGGCCACGCCGTCGCCCTGGTCGTGCTGCTGGTGGCGGTGCTGGGACTGGGGTGGGCGGTGATGCCGCTGTTCTTCCCCAGCGGCGACGAGACCCTGGACCCGACCCGGCTGGTGATGCTGCCGCTACGGCCCCGGCCGCTGGTACGGGCGCTGCTGGCGGCCTCGCTGGTGGGCATCGGGCCGCTGTTCACGCTGCTGCTGCTGGTGGGGTCGGTGATCTCGCTGGCGCACGGCGCGGCCGCCTGGGCGGTGGGGGTGCTCGCCGTCGCCCTGGCGCTGCTGGTGTGCGTGGCGTTCGCGCGGGCCGTGGCCGCCGCCAACATCCGGCTGCTGAGCAGCCGCAAGGGGCGCGACCTGGCGGTGCTGAGCGGTCTCGTGATCGCGATCGGGGCGCAGGTGGTGAACTTCGGGGCGCAGCGCCTCGGCACGTCCGGGCTGGCGCAGCTCGAACCGGTCGGGGACGTGCTGCGCTGGCTGCCGCCGGCTTCGGCGCTCGGCGCGGTCGACTCGGTGAGCGAGGGCGCGTACGGGGTCGCCGTCGCGCAGCTCGCCGTCAGCGGCGCGGCGCTGGTGCTGCTGGTGGCGGCCTGGTCGGGCAGCCTGACGCGGCTGATGACCGCGCCCGACGGCTCCACCCTGCAGGCCGCCGAGCCGGCTGCGCGCGAACGGCGGAACTCGGCGGGCCTGGCGCGGCTGCTGCCGGGCGGGCGCACCGGCACGGTGATGGAACGCACCCTGCGCTACATCTGGCGCGACCCGAAGACGAAGGCCGCCTGGGTGACCTCGCTGGCGATCGGGCTGATCGTGCCCGTCTTCAACGCGCTGCAGGGCACCGGCTCGATCTACTTCGCCTGCTTCGCCGCGGGGATGCTCGGCATCCAGATGTACAACCAGTTCGGGCAGGACACCTCCGCGTTCTGGATCGTCGCGATGACCATCTCCTCGCGCCGGGACGCCTACGACGAGCTGCGCGCACGGGCGCTGGCCCTGCTGGTGATCACCCTTCCCTACGCGACGCTGGTGACCGTGCTGACCACGGCGATGCTCGGTGACTGGCCGAAACTCCCCGAGGTGCTCGGACTGTCCTTCGCGCTGCTCGGCGCGATGCTCGCGACGGGCGCCTGGACCTCGGCGCGCTTCCCCTACTCGATCCCCCAGGAGGGCCACAAGAACGTCGCCCCCGGCCAGGCCGGTCTCGCCTGGATCGCGATCTTCGGCGGGATGGTCGCGGCCGCCCTGCTGTGCGCGCCGGTCATCGCGGTGACGATCTGGCTGCACGTCACCGAGGGCGGCGAGGCGTGGACCTGGCTGCTGCTGCCGGGCGGCACGGCCTACGGCGCGGCCGTCACCCTGCTGGGTCTGCGGCTGGCGGCGCCGCGCACCGCGTCCCGGCTGCCGGAGATCCTGACGGCGGTGAGCAAGGGCTGACGACGGCCCACCGAGCACCGGCACCGGCGGCGGTACTCGGGGGCGCGTGGGCTCGGCGGCCGCGGGTGCGCGGGGTGCGGTCAGCTCGATTCGGTGAGGACGGCGTCCAGGAACGGCTCGATGGCCGCGCGCCAGCCCTCCGGCTGGTCGTAGTGGACCAGGTGCCCGGCGTCGGGCACCTCCGCGTACTCGCCGCGGGGCAGCACCCGGACCATCTCCTGGGCCTCGGCGCGGCCGAGCTCGCCGTCGAGGCCGCGGACGACGAGCACCGGGCAGCGGACCTGCGTCAGCTCCTCCCAGTGCGCGTCGTAGACCCAGGTCTCGCGGGACTTGAGCATCTGCTCGGGTTCGAAGACGGGACGCCAGCCGTCGGACGACTCCTGCATCACCTCGGCGTAGAACTCGCCCCGGGAGGGGTTCGGGCGCTCCACCCAGGGGTCGTCCTCGCCGAACCACTTGCGGACGTCGGCGAGTGTGGCGAAGGGGACGGGCCAGGAGGTGAACCAGTCGCCCCACTCGCGCTGCGAGGCCGCGCCGAGCGCGGAGGCCCGCATGTCGCAGACGACCAGGCCGCGCACCAGGTCGGGTCGCTTGGCGGCGAGCTGCCACCCGGTGAGCGCTCCCATGGCGTGGCCGACGAGGACGGCCGGGGCGAGTCCGAGCTGCTCGAGGGCCGCCTCCGCGTCCTCGACGTAGGCCTCGCGGGTGAAGGCGGCCTGCGACGGCTTCTCGCTCTGCCCGTGGCCACGCTGGTCAAGGGCGACCGCGCGGTGCCGCTCGGAGAGCCAGCGGGCGGTGGACGCCCAGTGCGACGCCCGGCCCATCAGGCCGTGCAGTAACAGCACGCCGGAGGCCCGCTCGGGCTCCTGCCGCTCCTGCCGCTCCTCCCGCCCGCCGGTGGACTGCGTAGGGATCCCCTTCGGCGGGTCGCCGAACTCCCAGGCCGCCAGACGTACGCCGCCCGCCCCGGTCACGTCGATGCGTCGCGCCATAGGTCCTGGCACCCCCTAGCCGTCGTCCGCTGCGCTGCCGATGCCTTCGTACTGCCTTCAATCACCTCAGGCTATCGAATGCCCTTTCGAGAATTGCACTCTCCGCGCACAACACCGCTCGTTCGAGTGACCATCCTCAGGGAATGATCCCCGCCGCCGAGGGGAGATTCCCATCGGGAGGCGGACCGCTCGGGGAAAGCGGTCCGAGGGGAATGACCCTGGGAGCTCGGGGCTCCGGGTCAGCACAGGGGAGGACAGGCCCCGGCGCCGTACGGCGCCGGGGCCCTCCGCTGCTCCGCGGCACATCATCCCGCCCCCTCAGGTCATATGCCTCTCGCGACAGCCTGGCACGGGATGCGTCGCGGCGCTGCGATTCGACACAGGCAGTCTCCGATTCGACGAGATCGACGCCATGCCACAACTGCCCCACGCATCTCGGGAGTTGGCCAAAGCTCACCGTTCCGCGACGATCGCCGCCGGCGGCCCGGCAACCGCGGCGCTCGGCTCACCGCAGTGGTCGGCCTCGGCTCACCGCTCCGGTCAGCGCTCGGCCCACCGCTCCGGTCAGCGCTTGGCGACGAACACGTGGGACGCGACCTCCGCCTGCAGCTCGGCCGCCTCGCCGCCGCTGCCGACCAGCACGCCGCCCGCCGACTCCGTCACGCTCACCACCGAGCCGGGCTGCACGCCCGCGCGGCGCAGCGTGTACATAAGCTGCGCGTCCGTCTGGATCGGCTCGCCGATGCGGCGGACGACGACCGTCTTGCCCTCCGCGCCCGGGTCGAGGTCGGCCAGCGAGACCATGCCCGCGTCCAGGAAGGGGTCGGCGCCGTCCTTCTCGCCCAGCTCCTCCAGGCCCGGGATCGGGTTGCCGTAGGGCGACTCGGTCGGATGCCGCAGCAGCTCGAGAACGCGCCGCTCGACGGCCTCGCTCATCACGTGCTCCCAGCGGCAGGCCTCCGCGTGCACCTGCTCCCACTCCAGGCCGATCACGTCGACGAGCAGACACTCGGCGAGGCGGTGCTTGCGCATCACGCGCGTGGCGAGCCGCCGGCCCTCGTCCGTGAGCTCCAGGTGCCGGTCGCTGGCGACCGAGACCAGGCCGTCGCGCTCCATGCGCGCCACCGTCTGGCTGACCGTCGGCCCGCTCTGGTCGAGGCGCTCGGCGATCCGGGCACGCATGGGGACCACACCTTCCTCTTCCAGCTCGAGGATGGTGCGGAGATACATCTCCGTGGTGTCGATCAGTCCGGACATTGATGCCCCTCGATTAGCTCTGCCGAAGGCTCGACGGCACGTCGGCGTGTGCGCTGGCCCTGCACCCAATTCTGCCGGATACCACCGACAAGCGTGCCGTGCCGTCGAAACCGGACGGTAGCCGCGCGGCGCGCGGCACCGGAAAGAGCCGGGCAACCGCCCCCGCCGAACGCCGACACCCGCCGTCACCCGCCGTATTGACACCGCACTGGTCCAGACCGCACGGTGATCCGCGGCACGGACACCCGCCCGGGGATCCACCCGGACATCCACCCGGGGATCCACCCGGACGTCCACTCGGACAC
It includes:
- a CDS encoding alpha/beta fold hydrolase; the protein is MARRIDVTGAGGVRLAAWEFGDPPKGIPTQSTGGREERQERQEPERASGVLLLHGLMGRASHWASTARWLSERHRAVALDQRGHGQSEKPSQAAFTREAYVEDAEAALEQLGLAPAVLVGHAMGALTGWQLAAKRPDLVRGLVVCDMRASALGAASQREWGDWFTSWPVPFATLADVRKWFGEDDPWVERPNPSRGEFYAEVMQESSDGWRPVFEPEQMLKSRETWVYDAHWEELTQVRCPVLVVRGLDGELGRAEAQEMVRVLPRGEYAEVPDAGHLVHYDQPEGWRAAIEPFLDAVLTESS
- a CDS encoding metal-dependent transcriptional regulator → MSGLIDTTEMYLRTILELEEEGVVPMRARIAERLDQSGPTVSQTVARMERDGLVSVASDRHLELTDEGRRLATRVMRKHRLAECLLVDVIGLEWEQVHAEACRWEHVMSEAVERRVLELLRHPTESPYGNPIPGLEELGEKDGADPFLDAGMVSLADLDPGAEGKTVVVRRIGEPIQTDAQLMYTLRRAGVQPGSVVSVTESAGGVLVGSGGEAAELQAEVASHVFVAKR